One segment of Mugil cephalus isolate CIBA_MC_2020 chromosome 14, CIBA_Mcephalus_1.1, whole genome shotgun sequence DNA contains the following:
- the LOC125020561 gene encoding BOLA class I histocompatibility antigen, alpha chain BL3-6-like isoform X2: MKLFVFLLCLVHGVSAVTHSLKYFFTGSSQVPNFPEFVVVGLVDEVQMVHYDSNTQKAEPTQDWIKKYTEDDPQYWERETGKFLGSQQWFKVNIEIAKKRFNQTGGVHIAQRMYGCEWDDETNEVKGYDQGGYDGEDFISFDLESGQFIAPKPEGVITKHKWDNDKAFIAQEKNYLTQICPEWLKKYVNYGRSSLMRKDVPSVSLLQKTPSSPVSCHATGFYPDRAMMFWRKDGEEIHEGVERGEILPNHDGSFQMKVDLDVSSVSPEDWKKYDCVFQLSGVEDDIITNLEPESGGFPTAAVIGGVVALLLLAACVAGIVIWKKRSNGFKRANTSDTSSSSS; this comes from the exons ATGAAGCTGTTCGTGTTTCTGCTTTGCCTTGTTCACGGAGTGTCAGCAG TGACTCACTCTCTGAAGTATTTCTTCACTGGCTCATCTCAAGTCCCAAACTTCCCAgagtttgtggttgttggtttGGTTGATGAAGTTCAGATGGTTCACTATGACAGCAACACCCAGAAAGCAGAGCCCACACAGGACTGGATAAAGAAATACACAGAGGATGATCCACAGTACTGGGAGAGAGAGACTGGGAAGTTCTTGGGTTCCCAACAGTGGTTCAAAGTCAACATTGAAATTGCAAAGAAGCGCTTCAACCAAACTGGAG gtgtccACATTGCCCAGAGGATGTATGGCTGTGAATGGGATGATGAGACTAATGAGGTGAAGGGATATGATCAGGGTGGTTATGATGGAGAGGACTTCATATCATTCGACCTGGAGTCAGGGCAGTTTATTGCTCCAAAACCAGAGGGTGTCATCACCAAACACAAGTGGGACAATGACAAAGCTTTTATCGCACAGGAGAAGAACTACCTCACCCAGATTTGTCCTGAGTGGTTGAAGAAGTATGTGAACTATGGGAGGAGCTCTCTGATGAGAAAAG acgtcccctcagtgtctctcctccagaagactccctcctctccagtcagctgccacgctacaggtttctaccctgacagagccatgatgttctggaggaaagatggagaggagattcatgaaggagtggaacgtggagagatcctccccaaccatgatggatccttccagatgaaagTTGACCTGGATGTTTCATCAGTGtcacctgaagactggaagaagtacgactgtgtgtttcagctctctggtgtggaggacgacatcatcaccaacCTGGAGCCTGAAAGTGGAG GGTTCCctactgctgctgttattgGAGGTGTTGTGGCATTGCTCCTCCTGGCAGCCTGTGTAGCTGGAATTGTCATCTGGAAAAAACGCAGCAATg GGTTTAAACGCGCTAACA CTTCTGacacttcatcatcatcatcttga
- the LOC125020561 gene encoding BOLA class I histocompatibility antigen, alpha chain BL3-7-like isoform X1 — MKLFVFLLCLVHGVSAVTHSLKYFFTGSSQVPNFPEFVVVGLVDEVQMVHYDSNTQKAEPTQDWIKKYTEDDPQYWERETGKFLGSQQWFKVNIEIAKKRFNQTGGVHIAQRMYGCEWDDETNEVKGYDQGGYDGEDFISFDLESGQFIAPKPEGVITKHKWDNDKAFIAQEKNYLTQICPEWLKKYVNYGRSSLMRKDVPSVSLLQKTPSSPVSCHATGFYPDRAMMFWRKDGEEIHEGVERGEILPNHDGSFQMKVDLDVSSVSPEDWKKYDCVFQLSGVEDDIITNLEPESGGFPTAAVIGGVVALLLLAACVAGIVIWKKRSNGEEQKYGFKRANTSDTSSSSS; from the exons ATGAAGCTGTTCGTGTTTCTGCTTTGCCTTGTTCACGGAGTGTCAGCAG TGACTCACTCTCTGAAGTATTTCTTCACTGGCTCATCTCAAGTCCCAAACTTCCCAgagtttgtggttgttggtttGGTTGATGAAGTTCAGATGGTTCACTATGACAGCAACACCCAGAAAGCAGAGCCCACACAGGACTGGATAAAGAAATACACAGAGGATGATCCACAGTACTGGGAGAGAGAGACTGGGAAGTTCTTGGGTTCCCAACAGTGGTTCAAAGTCAACATTGAAATTGCAAAGAAGCGCTTCAACCAAACTGGAG gtgtccACATTGCCCAGAGGATGTATGGCTGTGAATGGGATGATGAGACTAATGAGGTGAAGGGATATGATCAGGGTGGTTATGATGGAGAGGACTTCATATCATTCGACCTGGAGTCAGGGCAGTTTATTGCTCCAAAACCAGAGGGTGTCATCACCAAACACAAGTGGGACAATGACAAAGCTTTTATCGCACAGGAGAAGAACTACCTCACCCAGATTTGTCCTGAGTGGTTGAAGAAGTATGTGAACTATGGGAGGAGCTCTCTGATGAGAAAAG acgtcccctcagtgtctctcctccagaagactccctcctctccagtcagctgccacgctacaggtttctaccctgacagagccatgatgttctggaggaaagatggagaggagattcatgaaggagtggaacgtggagagatcctccccaaccatgatggatccttccagatgaaagTTGACCTGGATGTTTCATCAGTGtcacctgaagactggaagaagtacgactgtgtgtttcagctctctggtgtggaggacgacatcatcaccaacCTGGAGCCTGAAAGTGGAG GGTTCCctactgctgctgttattgGAGGTGTTGTGGCATTGCTCCTCCTGGCAGCCTGTGTAGCTGGAATTGTCATCTGGAAAAAACGCAGCAATggtgaagaacaaaaatatg GGTTTAAACGCGCTAACA CTTCTGacacttcatcatcatcatcttga
- the LOC125020563 gene encoding class I histocompatibility antigen, F10 alpha chain-like, which yields MKLFVFLLCLVHGVSAVTHSLKYIYTTSSQVPNFPEFVVVGLVDEVQMVHYDSNTKRFEPKQDWIKKYTEDDPQYWESQTGNFLAAHQVFKGNIEIAKKRFNQTGGVHIVQVMYGCEWDDETNEVKGYRQDGYDGEDFIVFNVETETWIAPIPEAVITKHKWDNKKAVIAQWKNYLTQECPEWLKKYVNYGRSSLMRKDVPSVSLLQKTPSSPVSCHATGFYPDRAMMFWRKDGEEIHEGVERGEILPNHDGSFQMKVDLDISSVSPEDWRRYDCVFQLSGVEDDIITNLEPKSGGFPTAAVIGGVLGFLLLAACVVGLIMWKKTQQQ from the exons ATGAAGCTGTTCGTGTTTCTGCTTTGCCTTGTTCACGGAGTGTCAGCAG TGACTCACTCTCTGAAGTATATTTACACGACCTCGTCTCAAGTCCCAAACTTCCCAgagtttgtggttgttggtttGGTTGATGAAGTTCAGATGGTTCACTATGACAGCAACACCAAGAGATTTGAGCCCAAACAGGACTGGATAAAGAAATACACAGAGGATGATCCACAGTACTGGGAGAGTCAGACTGGAAACTTCTTGGCTGCCCATCAGGTCTTCAAAGGCAACATTGAAATTGCAAAGAAGCGCTTCAACCAAACTGGAG gtgtccACATTGTCCAGGTGATGTATGGCTGTGAATGGGATGATGAGACTAATGAGGTGAAGGGATATCGTCAGGATGGTTATGATGGAGAGGACTTCATAGTATTCAAcgtggagacagagacatggaTCGCTCCAATACCAGAGGCTGTCATCACCAAACACAAGTGGGACAATAAAAAAGCTGTAATCGCACAGTGGAAGAACTACCTCACCCAGGAATGTCCTGAGTGGTTGAAGAAGTATGTGAACTATGGGAGGAGCTCTCTGATGAGAAAAG acgtcccctcagtgtctctcctccagaagactccctcctctccagtcagctgccacgctacaggtttctaccctgacagagccatgatgttctggaggaaagatggagaggagattcatgaaggagtggaacgtggagagatcctccccaaccatgatggatccttccagatgaaagttgacctggacatttcatcagtctcacctgaagactggaggaggtacgactgtgtgtttcagctctctggtgtggaggacgacatcatcaccaacCTGGAGCCTAAAAGTGGAG GGTTCCctactgctgctgttattgGAGGTGTTCTAGGATTCCTCCTCCTGGCAGCCTGCGTAGTTGGACTCATCATGTGGAAAAAAACGCAACAACagtga
- the LOC125020562 gene encoding class I histocompatibility antigen, F10 alpha chain-like, with amino-acid sequence MKILVSVSLSVMVLLQDAAAVTHSLQYIYTASSGMTDFPEFVNLGMLDGVQMDYYDSVIRKVIPKQDWMAKNEGPEYWERQTQASFGAEQSFKVNIGTAKERFNQTGGVHIAQMMYGCEWDDETNEVKGYYQGGYDGEDFIVFNMETETWIAPIPEAVITKHKWDNNKALIAHWKNYLTQECPEWLKKYVNYGRSSLMRKDVPSVSLLQKTPSSPVSCHATGFYPDRAMMFWRKDGEEIHEGVERGEILPNHDGSFQMNVDLDISSVSPEDWRRYDCVFQLSGVEDDIITKLDKAAIKTNWGKPEVKSGDGGFPTAAVIGGVLGFLLLAACVAGLIIWKKTQQQ; translated from the exons ATGAAGATTCTTGTGAGTGTCTCTTTGAGTGTGATGGTCCTCCTACAGGACGCAGCGGCTG TTACACATTCGCTGCAGTACATCTACACTGCATCATCAGGAATGACAGATTTCCCAGAGTTTGTCAATCTGGGAATGCTGGATGGTGTACAGATGGATTATTATGACAGTGTAATTAGGAAAGTGATCCCCAAGCAGGACTGGATGGCCAAGAATGAAGGACCTGAGTACTGGGAGAGACAGACTCAGGCCTCCTTTGGTGCTGAACAGTCCTTCAAAGTTAACATTGGAACTGCCAAGGAGCGCTTTAACCAGACTGGAG gtgtccACATTGCCCAGATGATGTATGGCTGTGAATGGGATGATGAGACTAATGAGGTGAAGGGATATTATCAGGGTGGTTATGATGGAGAGGACTTCATAGTATTCaacatggagacagagacatggaTCGCTCCAATACCAGAGGCTGTCATCACCAAACACAAGTGGGACAATAACAAAGCTCTAATCGCACACTGGAAGAACTACCTCACCCAGGAATGTCCTGAGTGGTTAAAGAAGTATGTGAACTATGGGAGGAGCTCTCTGATGAGAAAAG acgtcccctcagtgtctctcctccagaagactccctcctctccagtcagctgccacgctacaggtttctaccctgacagagccatgatgttctggaggaaagatggagaggagattcatgaaggagtggaacgtggagagatcctccccaaccatgatggatccttccagatgaatgttgacctggacatttcatcagtctcacctgaagactggaggaggtacgactgtgtgtttcagctctctggtgtggaggacgacatcatcaccaaactggacAAAGCAGCAATTAAGACTAACTGGGGAAAGCCTGAAGTAAAAAGTGGTGATGGAG GGTTCCctactgctgctgttattgGAGGTGTTCTAGGATTCCTCCTCCTGGCAGCCTGCGTAGCTGGACTCATCATCTGGAAAAAAACGCAACAACagtga